taagtattggatgaacttgtagtaaatccatcatttgcaaattagatacaccatttccataagtacaccaccatgaaacaaaaaaagaaaaaagcacgcaattaataaaaaataaataaaaaaaacctcctAGGACCACCTAGCCCTCCTAGCCTGCCTAGCCGCCCAAcctgcctagcccgcctaggcccAACCCGATTTTTCCTCCCTATTTGCCCAAAAACGCCTCGATTGCTAGGCGCCCAGTGCCTAgggcgttttttagaacactgccgatgcatattttttttctttcatttgataattgaaatttataaaGTTCCGTTGCCTAAAAATACAATCTTGGTGGATAACCCGCAAAAACAAGAGTTTGGTTGTGCATCCATTGGGCACAACTTTGATGAAATGACAAAGGCTCATATGTAAGGTTCAATATGCAAGTAATTACACAAATTCACTATATATTTTACGGCGCAGTAAATCACGCAAAATTACCATAAATAATGGTTAAGTTGTGAGATGAGGTGAATGTAAATAGGATTGAATTGATAGATATTAGGAATTAGGATATATAGTGAAAATTTTAAGACCTCTCATTCTAATTCACCAACAACTCGCCAGCCGCAATACTTGTTGGATTTTCggcttctccttttcttctcccatttttcctttttattttcctcctaatttaaaaaaaaaaaaaaaaacccctcctcctcctttgaaaaaagcaataaaatcgaaaaaaataattaaaattaaattaataatttctatttttttcagagagagagaaaagggagcgGCTTTCGGTTGGGATATTTTTGTCAGCGTGCTGCACCAACAAaacattagggttttttttctctctcagatctttttccttcttcttccaacCTCCGTCGTCGTCACGTCCGCGCTACTGCTAAAGGGTTTTGCTTCCGtacagatctctctctctctttctctctcttctgtgCATGTCAATCTCTTGCCTTGCATTAGCATCGATTCTGCTGTTTTCGTTGCATTTAGATCGGGGATTGTTCTCCATTTGCTTTTGTTTGGGTTCTGTTTGTTGCTGGGAAAATTTTATCAAAGGAGAagagaaaatgagggaaaattttattaattgagTTCAGTGGTGAAAtgggttttctttttttggtgaTTTTGGGTGCATTGTTGTTGAGTTGTTGGTTTTGTGTTTGGTGATCATTCCTTTAGcatatttgaattgatatttgtGTAAAGTTTTTtgcttgtttattttttcttacttAGTGTTTATTTGTGCAGGGTTTTATCGTCTGCGTTGATTGGATTTTGTTGGAATTGTAATTGAATTAGGGATTCAGTTGTGGAGAATTTTTGAAGTGGTTTCAaagattgtatatttttttggaGGCTATTTTGGAGTGATAATTTTGTCCCAGTTGTACCGACTATGCGAACTTCATGGGCAGATTTGGCTGCAAATTCTGCAGCTGAGAATGTAGGTTCTGGCTCTTCTGGCAATGTTGGTTCAGGGAGTGCTCCTGCTCCTGCTCCTGCTTCTAATCGGTCCACCTATGTCCCCCCACATCTCCGTAACCGTCCACCTTCCTCGGACCCACCTGCTCCAGCATATACTGCGCCGGTTACCAATGATCGAGGTGGCCCAGGTGGGTTCAGTGCACCTCGTTGGGGTGGTCCCAGAAACGACAACAGTCGAACTGGCTATGGTGGCAATGCTGGTCGTGGTGGAGGATGGGGAAGCAGGAGTGGTGGTTGGGATGGGAGAGCACGAGAAGTGAACCCCTTTAGAGATGATGATGAAACAGAGCAGCCGTTTAGTGAGCAAGAGAACAGTGGTATTAACTTTGATGCATACGAAGATATTCCGGTTGAGACAAGTGGCGATAATGTTCCCACTCCTGTGAATACCTTTGCAGATATTGACTTGGGGGACGcacttaataaaaatattcagaGGTGCAAATATGTGAAACCCACACCTGTGCAGCGTCATGCCATTCCTATCTCCCTTGCAGGCCGAGACTTGATGGCATGTGCCCAAACTGGTTCTGGAAAGACTGCTGCTTTCTGTTTCCCAATCATCAGTGGAATTATGAAGGGACAACCTGCACAGAGACCACCCCGTGGTGCACATACAGTTCATCCGCTTGCTCTCATTCTATCTCCTACTAGGGAGCTTTCAATTCAAGTATGTTTAAAAAAGTGACCTTCTGATTTCCTCACATGTTGTTGCAGGCCAtgagaattaaaattttctCTGTGTTTCAGATTCATGAGGAAGCCCGGAAATTTTCGTATCAAACAGGTGTTAGGGTGGTTGTTGCGTATGGAGGAGCACCAATTAACCAACAGGtttctcattcttttttttctctttctgttGACTTGGTTTTTAGCCCTATGTTGGATTGGCTTTTGCCCTCATGCACTGTTTCATAATGATGACTTTACGTTTCTAATGACACTTGTTAGAGTGGTGATTACTCTGTCCAACTTATGAACTTTACATTTTAGAACCTATGGTCTTATTTGTTGCAATTTCATTTACCCAAGCTATGATTGTGCCCTCTATTTTCGTTATTTGTTTAAACtataattgaaagaaattaCATGAAGTTCTTTTGTTATGCCGTATTATGAAAGTTTGTGGCTTGTTTAATTTCTTGATTGCATTTTGTTGTTAAATTGTTGTGTCTCAGTTGTGCTTCATTTGAAAAAGCATGGCAAAGTTATTAAATTTGAAATTGCTTAAATAGCTCTTTTAATATATATGCATGAAATACATTAGAAATTTCAGAGACTAAGAATTTTGGACTGAATAGTGAGCTCATGTGTTGCATTGGGTTTATCTACACGGTTAAGTTCAATAAGCAAATTACTGTGTAGGCCtctttgggcttttttttttttttttttttgggagatTTGGGTTAGGACTGAAACTGTGAAGAAGCTTGATTGGAGTCAAATCTGTCATAGAGAAGGGGCAGAAGATATTCCAGGGAGGTTCATTCCTCATTCTGGGTTAGTATTTTGGAAAGGTATTAGGAAAGGTTTGGACACCGATTGCAAACCATTAAGGCATTGTAGTCGGATACAGTTGTCAGTTGTCAGATGTGTAGTGTGACATCTTAACTTGTAAGCTATAGTCTATAGCTGATAAGTAAACGACATGATTGCATTATAGTTAGCATATTAAATACTCACATCTTGCTGCTGTTATGTTGGTATTGTATGAAATGATGCGTAGTTTGGTTTAGGATATTTTTTTCCAAACTGTTTATTCATTGAGATCATTCATgtaatacatatttttttattgggaTCAGATACATGGCACACACACGCATATGCCTTATGCCTATGAACTTTTCTATTCTGTTGTCCTTACTCTGCTTTACTGGATTCTGGTGCATCTAAATTTTCTTGTTTACCGTACCGAATTGTTATTTTTGAGATATTTAGCAGATCTTGATGATGTATTTTTGGACAGCTGCGGGAGCTTGAAAGAGGTGTTGATATTCTTGTGGCAACTCCTGGAAGATTGGTGGATTTGCTGGAGAGAGCCAGGGTTTCGTTGCAGATGATTAGATATTTAGCCCTAGATGAGGCTGATCGAATGCTGGATATGGGTTTTGAACCACAAATAAGGAAAATTGTGGAGCAAATGGACATGCCTCCTCCAGGTATGC
This window of the Malus domestica chromosome 03, GDT2T_hap1 genome carries:
- the LOC103415108 gene encoding DEAD-box ATP-dependent RNA helicase 37-like, whose translation is MRTSWADLAANSAAENVGSGSSGNVGSGSAPAPAPASNRSTYVPPHLRNRPPSSDPPAPAYTAPVTNDRGGPGGFSAPRWGGPRNDNSRTGYGGNAGRGGGWGSRSGGWDGRAREVNPFRDDDETEQPFSEQENSGINFDAYEDIPVETSGDNVPTPVNTFADIDLGDALNKNIQRCKYVKPTPVQRHAIPISLAGRDLMACAQTGSGKTAAFCFPIISGIMKGQPAQRPPRGAHTVHPLALILSPTRELSIQIHEEARKFSYQTGVRVVVAYGGAPINQQLRELERGVDILVATPGRLVDLLERARVSLQMIRYLALDEADRMLDMGFEPQIRKIVEQMDMPPPGMRQTMLFSATFPKEIQRLASDFLAKYIFLAVGRVGSSTDLIVQRVEFVHESDKRSHLMDLIHAQRANGAQGKQALTLVFVETKKGADSLEHWLCMNGFPATTIHGDRSQQEREQALRSFKSGNTPILVATDVAARGLDIPHVAHVVNFDLPNDIDDYVHRIGRTGRAGKSGLATAFFNENNSSLARSLAELMQESNQEVPAWLSRYAARASFGGGRNRRSGGGRFGGRDFRRDSSFSRGGNDYYGGGGGGSSGGYGGASGGYGGASGGYGAGVASAWD